The Hevea brasiliensis isolate MT/VB/25A 57/8 chromosome 1, ASM3005281v1, whole genome shotgun sequence DNA segment GACGTCCGAAACAACACATAGATATGGCACTTTAAGAAGGTAGGAAACAAAATGTTGGGAACTTACTTCGCAATGAAAGAAAAAAATCtgtatttgatttaattatttcaATATTGCACTGCAACATTAATTTCAACATTCTAGTGTCAAAACTCTAAAAACAAAATCTCTTAACAGTATTTTGCCTTGATGAATATAACATCTTGAATTGTTCTTCAATTAGGAATGCTTTAGTTTCACCAATTGCATagattagaaaaatataattaagtttctttttgttctatttcttaacttttctttttccccCATGAAGCacataaattttgaatattaTAGTTTGAACTTCATCTTAAATCTTTTAAACTGTAAATTAAACTCTAAGGTTTCcttaagtttttatttttttttagatttccaattttaaaaaaattaataaacaaataaaatttttctaaaaggtTTTAGCTTCCAAAACATCTATGATAGGGGAACATTGGCTTTTTAAAGGTTTCCATGCTTCACAGATTCAAACAAGGGGATCAGAAGGAAAAGAAACAGAAGCTCGTGAGAAATTTCTTTGATGACATATTTAAAAGGCCAATAAAATAGAAGAGATTATTACCAAATTTTTCTCCCTTTTAGAAATTTAGAGCTTCTTTAGTGGTAGAAATAGTTTCCTGTTTAGAATTTACAATTTCCTTTTCCATACCTAGTTAAAAAGTTCTCATTAAGAGAAGTAGTAAATGCATTAAACAatgttctattattattattattattgttcaaTTTATGTTGTCTTTATTATGAAATAACAAAATAAAGGCCAAATGTTATATAGGAGTAACCTTCCTTGTTTTGGACACATAaagagtattaaatgagcttcaCAACCTGGTAGTGCTCCATCTTTCCACAACTCATTCCGCCATCATTCCAATGAGATTCAAACCACAGACCTACTAGAGGAAATTGCTGGAGTTGGGAACCCCGAACACAGGTGCAATAATTACAAGTATAAATGTTAACAAAAATGGGTGATATGGTGTCAACAGCAGTGGTGGTTCTCATGGCCAAGGTATGATGACAGTTATCATAGTACACACATGGTTATGTCAACCCCTACCATCTAATACATTTCATCACACAATCAATATGCTTAATAAGTTGCAAATTGTTGGTTACAAAACTGCTCATCATTGTGTCTTTAGTAGTTTAAAGGGCCTATACATATTTTTTACCCAACTAGAGAGCCGACACAGACTACCTAAACAGCAACAGCAGCCAGCACAACTTAATGTCATTTCCTTCCAAATTCCTCCTCACATAACATTTTCCTAAAATTGTATACTTCTTATCTGTAATTTGTgagcaacaacaacaaaaattttCCCCTCTATTATCTTCTCACACATCTACAATCTTGTACTTTTAAAAAGCAATGCTGCACATGCACAAAaccaattttttttaataagtcCAAAAGCATTGTTATCAAAGTCTTTCATATCACTCCTCAAAACTAATTCATGATATGATGACCCTAAAAAGAGATGGAAAACAAGCTTAGaaataaatccatttcacaatcccATAGATTGGAAAtttggttttatattataaaaaggcATTAGTATTGGCATTCCAGGATTAATTAACAACAATTCAGCTGCAAGAAATATGATAAAAGTCAGTCAGAAAGAAGTTCTCTCTCGTGAAATTCATTAAAGGCCTTCATAAAATACAACAGCAATCAACAATGGACCTTCTAACTCTCCAAATAATAAACagagaggggaaaaaaaaaaaaaaaagaattccaACTGCCCAAGGGAGAATAGATTTAGGCATGAAATCCCTTGAAAGTAAGCAAACTTCTTGTCTTATGCATGCTGATAACTGGCTTCCCTACCACTTCTATCAATATTTTGCAATTTAATTCTAAGTTTCACTGTTGGCACTGCTTTAATTATCTAATTACCTTACGGGAAGATTACATATTTGCAATTAAAACTCAAACTCGAGAAAATAAACGAAATTATACTACAACACCTCTAGCAGCAAACATATTTGGTTCTATACACATATGACTACAAGTAAAACAATAACACACTTGCATGTCCATCAAAGGATATCCCACGACAGCATATTCATGCTCAAACAAATCAATGCTTTGTATCTACAAAATACAACAATTAACTCTACAAATTATGTTAGACGGGAGAAAATGAATGGGAAAACTGAGCATTACCTGCAAGGTTTTCAGCAGCAAAATTTAGGCAAACAGCTTTTAATTCTGTAGCATGATGACAGTCGGCCAAGGCCAAAATGCTGGCAACAGAGCTCACAGATATATCCTTGCAAAGATGAGACTCACACATCAATCTGAGCCTGTCCAGACCATACCTGTCAGCTGCTGCTAACAGTTTTGCCGTTAATGTTTCAGATACCAAGGAAATACAAGACGAGCTAGATGTCTCCATGTCCACATCTTCAGTGAGAGTATCTCGGTAAATGAAATGCAACATGGCCTGTAAGAcagtaaaaataatataaaagaaataatatCTCAAGCACACAAATCCTGTCCATTGCCTTAAAGACACACTCATAGGATAATATAACTCTTCACCTTGAAAACTTTAGGTTCTAAATCAGTAATATGAACCACTTGCTTGTCTTCTTCTTCGGCATCAAAAAATTTAGACCGAAAAAAAGGAGATCGAGCAGCCAAAACCAACTTGTGAGCATGGATCTTTTCCCCTGCCACATTAAAAGTAATGTCTGAACCTTCCATATTTTCAAGCAGCATGCCAAAATGTGCTCCTATATCAGACTCTGGAACCTGAATTGAGTGTAATCGAGGACAATCTATTGCTGAAACCACTACCCCAACAGTACAATTTATTTTCAGGCAATCATCCTTGAGAAAGTCAGATGTTTCAAGCAAAGCTCGTCTGAAAAATCGCTTGTATCCCCTGAATTAAAGCAGAAACCAACAAGATTAATATCCAGGTAAAAAGAAAGCTGACAATGAATCATGTAATCATGAAAACAAAAAAGTACCGACAATGAATCAACATTTCTGGTGCTTACGCCGCAAATACTAAGGATGTGTTTGGTAGAAGGTtaaaaatcaagaattaaatattACTCTTATAAATTTTAACCTTTAAAGAGAGTAATTATTAACCTAGTCCCCCCAAAGTTAACATTTAAACCCTCAAAAGGGCATCAATATTAATGAGGTGAATTAAGTATCCAAAAGTTAACCTAATCCTTTTAAGTACCCAAACAACATCAATAAGGTGttaaaattataaagttaataatTACCCCTTATTATCCTCATACCAAGCGCCCCCTAACAATATTATTATTTCCTATGAAAGGAGTatcagaaaatgagcaaaatctcaACAAACCACAATCCAGAGGTTGGAAATAGATGAGAAAATGATCTCCCAACCTCAAAATATAGGattaacttatttaaataaataataataatttaaaaaaaaaacactagagacaatttggccaaaactagCAATTGTAGTCCCTAGGCTTTGTCCATGACACAACATCTTAATCCTTTTTTTCAGTACACTTTAGTACTTGATATTTCATATTATATTACATTTTGGTCCCTTAATTTTAAAATTGcacttaaattattatattataaaatgcaTTAGTTCCTCAAAATCTTC contains these protein-coding regions:
- the LOC110660970 gene encoding BTB/POZ and MATH domain-containing protein 4 — encoded protein: MTNTIVPKSETSPLVSPSSSRSVTETVNGSHRFVIQGYSLAKGMGVGKHIASDNFTVGGYQWAIYFYPDGKNPEDNSTYVSVFIALASEGTDVRALFELTLVDQSGKGKHKVHSHFDRSLESGPYTLKYRGSMWGYKRFFRRALLETSDFLKDDCLKINCTVGVVVSAIDCPRLHSIQVPESDIGAHFGMLLENMEGSDITFNVAGEKIHAHKLVLAARSPFFRSKFFDAEEEDKQVVHITDLEPKVFKAMLHFIYRDTLTEDVDMETSSSSCISLVSETLTAKLLAAADRYGLDRLRLMCESHLCKDISVSSVASILALADCHHATELKAVCLNFAAENLAAVMRSDGFEYLKENCPSLQSELLKTVAGCEEDCSSGGGKSRSVWAQLSDGGDTNGRRVRQRT